The following are encoded in a window of Vibrio sp. SCSIO 43136 genomic DNA:
- a CDS encoding DASH family cryptochrome, with amino-acid sequence MVNQTALYWFTNDLRLQDNALLSKAARDSDRLVCLFCRPHLNDYLRRYAQVGQFGHAKHCFLEQSLTSLDDGLKALGQRLFVSGLPPLVAMIRTIEHLGITHLYCNHSAGSDEQKVVSALSDHFEFLTIVQQPVGTLYEIAQLPFDLSELPKTFTQFRKRVETLPIELQVSKIDTLPPSPSHIGVGGDAITPWMTSGDFVGGEFVGGEGEALVHCQRYFARNLASHYKQTRNGLDGKDYSTKFSPWLAHGCIAPKHILRSLVNYEQSFGRNDSTYWIFFELLWREYFYWYARQHREKLFSFSGIHGKSPLTSFYPSRFKAWQEGKTPYPLVNACMNQLSSTGYMSNRGRQLVASCLVHELEVDWRYGAAYFESQLIDYDVASNWANWQYIAGVGADPQGSRRFNLEKQTEIYDPNREFINQWTNTEDRQGIDVVDMVDWPIMVDSSNR; translated from the coding sequence ATGGTCAATCAAACAGCGCTGTACTGGTTTACTAATGACTTACGCCTTCAAGATAACGCCCTTTTATCAAAAGCTGCTCGGGATTCGGACAGACTAGTGTGTCTGTTTTGCAGGCCACATCTGAATGATTACTTGCGGCGATATGCTCAGGTTGGACAATTTGGTCACGCCAAGCATTGCTTTCTTGAGCAGTCACTTACATCGCTTGATGATGGATTGAAAGCGCTTGGACAGCGTTTGTTTGTTTCAGGCTTGCCCCCTTTGGTTGCTATGATCCGTACGATTGAACATCTAGGTATTACCCATCTCTATTGCAATCACTCTGCGGGCAGTGATGAGCAAAAAGTAGTCTCGGCTCTAAGTGATCACTTCGAATTCTTGACCATTGTTCAGCAGCCCGTTGGTACTTTGTACGAGATAGCTCAATTACCCTTTGATCTTTCTGAGCTACCTAAGACTTTTACTCAATTTCGCAAAAGAGTCGAAACATTACCGATAGAGTTGCAGGTCAGCAAAATAGATACACTTCCTCCTAGCCCGAGCCATATTGGTGTGGGAGGAGATGCCATTACACCTTGGATGACCAGTGGCGATTTTGTAGGTGGAGAGTTTGTCGGTGGCGAGGGAGAAGCGCTTGTCCATTGCCAGCGATACTTTGCCCGCAATTTAGCCAGTCACTATAAGCAGACTCGTAATGGCCTAGATGGTAAGGATTACTCAACCAAGTTTTCTCCTTGGTTGGCACATGGTTGCATCGCTCCGAAACACATTTTGCGCTCACTGGTCAACTATGAACAGAGTTTTGGTCGCAATGACTCTACTTACTGGATCTTCTTCGAGCTTTTATGGCGTGAGTATTTCTACTGGTATGCACGTCAGCATCGGGAAAAACTGTTTAGTTTTTCAGGCATTCATGGCAAGTCACCACTTACCAGTTTTTATCCTAGTCGCTTTAAAGCGTGGCAGGAGGGCAAAACACCTTACCCTCTTGTTAATGCGTGCATGAACCAACTTAGTAGCACTGGATATATGTCAAATCGAGGTCGGCAGTTAGTTGCAAGCTGTCTGGTACACGAGCTAGAAGTTGATTGGCGGTATGGTGCGGCTTACTTTGAATCTCAGTTAATTGATTATGACGTAGCGTCAAATTGGGCCAATTGGCAGTACATTGCAGGTGTTGGGGCCGACCCGCAAGGCAGCCGTCGTTTTAACCTTGAAAAACAGACCGAAATTTATGACCCCAACCGAGAATTCATTAACCAGTGGACGAATACAGAGGACAGACAAGGTATCGATGTTGTTGATATGGTGGATTGGCCAATTATGGTCGACTCTAGCAATAGATAG
- a CDS encoding HD domain-containing protein: MQQCMTQDAGHDIGHVMRVVKTAKQLCLAEDAQMAVVLPAAYLHDCFTYPKNHALRAQSSQKAAEVAIDFLASIDYPSEHFDAIAHAIITHSFSANIKPETLEAQIVQDADRLDALGAIGIARCLQVSTSFGAKLYNPVDPFCHERAPDDKNYTVDHFYIKLLKLVDTMNTEAATQEARQRTEYMQGFLHQLEREV, from the coding sequence ATGCAGCAGTGCATGACGCAAGATGCCGGCCATGACATCGGACACGTGATGCGCGTGGTTAAGACAGCCAAACAGCTATGTTTGGCAGAGGATGCTCAAATGGCGGTGGTGCTGCCAGCGGCCTATCTACATGACTGTTTCACTTACCCTAAAAACCACGCTCTTCGTGCCCAAAGTTCGCAAAAGGCGGCGGAAGTTGCAATTGACTTTCTAGCATCGATTGATTACCCGAGTGAGCACTTTGACGCAATCGCTCACGCCATTATTACTCACAGTTTCAGTGCCAACATCAAACCTGAAACCCTTGAAGCCCAAATTGTCCAAGATGCAGACCGACTGGATGCGCTTGGTGCGATTGGTATTGCTCGCTGCTTGCAAGTGAGTACTAGCTTTGGCGCTAAGCTGTATAACCCAGTGGACCCGTTCTGTCATGAGCGAGCGCCAGATGATAAGAATTACACAGTCGATCATTTTTATATCAAGCTTTTGAAACTGGTGGACACCATGAACACCGAGGCCGCAACGCAAGAAGCCCGTCAACGTACTGAGTACATGCAGGGCTTTTTGCACCAGCTGGAGCGAGAAGTTTAA
- a CDS encoding cryptochrome/photolyase family protein gives MTIQTVRLILGDQLNLQHSWFDRVDDSVIYIVAELKQEGVYVSHHIQKICAFFVAMQQFAKELQSDGHRVMHLTLDDTHEFDSLDGLLTHYLHEFGAQRFEYQRPDEYRLLEQMQSFCAEGVEVSCVDSEHFLLEFDELESQFPRGKHVMMEHFYRRMRKRFDVLMEAGKPEGGKWNYDANNRNKLKPSDIESLPQPLVFSQNVEAVVQRLERHDIKTIGRLDGPLLWPTNRAQSLTLLAHFCTVCLPLFGRFQDAMTHKHPAHWSLYHSRLSFSINTKLLNPKEVIDTAVDTYRRNPDIELSQIEGFVRQILGWREYVRGIYWANMPHYATLNALEADRALPGYFWTGQTKMNCMKHAIDQSLDYAYAHHIQRLMVTGNFCMLTEIDPSQVDAWYLGIYIDAIEWVEMPNTRGMALFADDGIIATKPYAASGAYINRMSDYCQGCQYDIKVKSGPRSCPFNSLYWRFMDKHQKRLAVNPRIGMIYRSWDNMSEEQRQAVLDTANHYLDNLESL, from the coding sequence ATGACGATACAAACGGTGCGGCTCATTCTAGGCGATCAATTAAACCTACAGCACTCTTGGTTCGATAGGGTCGACGACAGTGTCATTTATATTGTGGCTGAGCTTAAACAAGAAGGTGTATACGTTTCTCACCATATTCAGAAGATATGTGCATTTTTTGTTGCCATGCAGCAGTTTGCCAAGGAGCTGCAAAGTGATGGTCATCGGGTCATGCACCTTACCTTAGATGACACTCATGAGTTTGATTCACTCGATGGTCTACTTACTCACTACCTGCATGAATTTGGTGCTCAGCGCTTTGAGTACCAAAGACCTGATGAATATCGCTTGCTTGAACAAATGCAGTCTTTCTGCGCTGAAGGTGTTGAGGTTTCTTGTGTCGATAGTGAGCACTTCTTACTCGAGTTTGACGAGCTAGAGAGTCAATTTCCCCGTGGTAAACATGTGATGATGGAGCACTTTTACCGCCGCATGCGTAAGCGTTTTGACGTGTTGATGGAGGCTGGTAAGCCAGAAGGAGGAAAATGGAATTATGACGCCAATAACCGCAATAAACTCAAGCCTTCGGATATTGAATCGCTACCGCAACCACTGGTGTTTTCGCAAAATGTTGAAGCTGTGGTGCAACGTCTCGAACGTCATGACATAAAGACCATTGGGCGACTCGATGGCCCTCTCCTTTGGCCGACTAATCGTGCTCAAAGCCTGACATTACTGGCGCACTTTTGCACGGTGTGCTTACCTCTTTTTGGGCGCTTTCAAGACGCAATGACTCATAAGCACCCTGCTCATTGGAGCTTGTACCACAGCCGTTTGTCTTTTTCGATCAATACCAAACTGCTCAACCCAAAAGAGGTCATCGACACGGCAGTTGATACTTATCGACGCAACCCAGATATTGAACTGTCGCAGATTGAGGGGTTTGTCAGGCAGATCTTAGGCTGGCGCGAGTATGTGCGAGGGATTTACTGGGCGAATATGCCGCACTACGCAACTCTAAACGCATTAGAAGCCGATAGGGCGCTTCCCGGTTATTTCTGGACAGGACAGACCAAGATGAATTGCATGAAACATGCTATTGATCAGTCTCTTGACTATGCCTATGCCCATCATATTCAACGTTTAATGGTGACAGGCAATTTTTGTATGCTGACCGAGATTGATCCCTCTCAAGTCGACGCTTGGTATTTGGGTATCTATATCGATGCCATTGAATGGGTAGAAATGCCTAATACACGAGGTATGGCCCTATTTGCGGATGACGGTATTATTGCGACCAAGCCTTACGCAGCAAGTGGTGCTTACATCAATCGTATGAGTGACTATTGCCAAGGTTGCCAGTACGACATAAAAGTCAAAAGTGGCCCTCGCTCATGCCCCTTCAATAGCCTCTATTGGCGCTTTATGGATAAACATCAAAAACGACTCGCCGTGAACCCAAGGATCGGCATGATTTATCGCTCGTGGGACAATATGAGCGAAGAGCAGCGCCAAGCGGTGTTAGATACAGCAAACCACTATTTAGACAATTTGGAGTCTCTTTAA